In a single window of the Subtercola sp. PAMC28395 genome:
- a CDS encoding IclR family transcriptional regulator, which produces MANSPSGDSLLSRFVTILGAFDSHRSSMTISALSRRVGIPLATTHRLVGQLLGERLLERGAEGEVRLGVRLWELASRGSRTTDLREIALPFMEDVQTVVQQHTTLSVLDSENVLYIERLTTKGSAVNITRIAGRLPIHACSSGLVLLAHSSSEFQDDVLSRSLMRYTENTVTEPASLRRLLAEIRMLGFASVPGIIVPTTTGIAVPVFEAGDRVIAALNVIVPLGEEDLRATVPALKTAARGISRALGAQRPRDIGARIRPGS; this is translated from the coding sequence ATGGCGAATTCCCCGTCTGGAGACTCTCTGCTTTCTCGTTTCGTCACGATCCTCGGCGCATTCGATTCGCATCGATCCTCCATGACGATCTCCGCGTTGTCTCGTCGAGTGGGGATTCCTCTGGCCACCACCCACCGGCTCGTCGGGCAGCTTCTGGGCGAACGGCTCCTCGAGCGTGGGGCAGAGGGGGAAGTCCGTCTCGGCGTTCGACTGTGGGAGCTCGCTTCCCGCGGATCACGTACGACTGACCTGCGCGAGATCGCGCTTCCGTTCATGGAAGACGTGCAAACGGTGGTGCAGCAACACACAACCCTGAGCGTTCTCGACAGCGAGAACGTGCTGTACATCGAGCGCCTCACGACGAAGGGTTCCGCGGTCAATATCACCCGGATCGCCGGGCGGCTGCCGATCCACGCCTGCTCGTCTGGGCTCGTATTGCTGGCCCACTCCTCTTCTGAGTTTCAGGATGATGTGCTCTCCAGGAGCCTCATGCGATACACCGAGAACACCGTCACGGAACCCGCCTCTCTTCGACGGTTGCTGGCCGAGATCAGGATGCTCGGCTTCGCATCTGTTCCGGGGATCATCGTGCCGACCACAACGGGCATCGCTGTGCCGGTGTTCGAGGCGGGCGACCGCGTCATCGCGGCGCTGAACGTGATCGTTCCCCTCGGCGAGGAAGATCTGCGCGCGACCGTGCCCGCGCTCAAGACTGCGGCACGCGGCATCTCCCGTGCGCTCGGAGCCCAACGCCCACGCGACATCGGCGCCCGGATTCGGCCCGGTTCCTGA
- a CDS encoding replication initiator, with protein sequence MNVAEPTTSSEDDLAEAILRRYCSRPIEVSGNRRVRCGSRLKTKCVSCSTIYANDWKAILRSGLRSESTGDYRWFFLTLTAPSFGKTHTMSDHDGQGRCACGTKHSQDEDQFRGLPIDLERYDYDGAVAWNHDMGKLWDVTRSKLRKQYPRFEFALVREWQRRGSLHVHLIIRMPSIEATSATQLGLHAQSTMTFVNGRKVRWGAQVDSQEIELESSSAKQLWYLAKALGYSLKSVDSALSSNSYQHIVRLFEAARKFTCDLCPSSGPHDCRASCHRNFGSKAVIVSVSRKTKSRPGWSFSGLTRTRQRADRREWMVNNGDDEAPISVDISVAIRWADDHYNGGLAGRRSTPVWARAG encoded by the coding sequence ATGAACGTTGCCGAACCCACCACGTCGAGTGAGGACGATCTCGCTGAGGCAATTCTGCGGCGCTATTGCTCTCGGCCGATCGAGGTCTCTGGAAATCGACGTGTTCGCTGCGGGTCACGACTCAAGACAAAGTGCGTTAGCTGTAGCACGATTTACGCGAACGACTGGAAGGCCATACTCCGCAGCGGGCTCCGTAGTGAATCCACAGGGGACTACCGATGGTTCTTTCTCACATTGACAGCTCCGTCGTTCGGAAAGACGCACACGATGTCAGATCACGATGGTCAAGGACGTTGTGCCTGCGGCACAAAACATTCGCAGGACGAGGACCAGTTTCGCGGCCTGCCGATTGATCTTGAGCGGTATGACTATGACGGAGCGGTGGCTTGGAATCACGACATGGGAAAACTCTGGGACGTGACCAGATCAAAGTTGAGAAAGCAATATCCAAGGTTTGAATTCGCGCTCGTTCGTGAATGGCAACGCCGGGGAAGTTTGCACGTTCACCTAATCATCCGCATGCCGTCCATCGAGGCAACCTCCGCCACGCAACTCGGCCTGCATGCCCAATCGACGATGACGTTCGTGAATGGCCGAAAGGTTCGATGGGGCGCCCAGGTCGACTCTCAAGAGATCGAGCTGGAATCTAGTTCAGCGAAGCAACTCTGGTACCTCGCTAAGGCGCTCGGGTATTCTTTGAAATCAGTCGATTCGGCGCTTTCGTCAAATTCCTACCAGCATATTGTGCGACTATTCGAAGCCGCTCGTAAGTTCACCTGCGATCTTTGCCCCTCGTCGGGCCCGCATGATTGTCGCGCATCGTGTCATCGTAATTTCGGTTCGAAGGCGGTAATCGTATCGGTTAGTCGAAAAACCAAGAGTCGTCCAGGCTGGTCATTCTCGGGACTTACCCGAACGCGTCAACGGGCCGATCGAAGAGAGTGGATGGTGAACAACGGGGACGATGAAGCGCCGATCTCTGTCGATATCAGCGTCGCAATTCGATGGGCTGATGACCATTACAACGGAGGGCTCGCGGGGAGGAGGTCCACTCCTGTCTGGGCGCGCGCGGGTTGA
- a CDS encoding Dabb family protein, with amino-acid sequence MIRHVVLFRFAETFTTAIEQRWCAELAGLVGAVPGLRSLDVGRDIGGDDRAWDCAIVADFDSASDVTGYAGHPLHTPLIALSSPHTREIASVDFLIAEPNKSNDRKGGSE; translated from the coding sequence GTGATCCGCCACGTCGTGCTCTTCCGGTTCGCCGAGACCTTCACTACGGCGATCGAACAACGCTGGTGCGCAGAGCTCGCCGGGCTGGTCGGGGCCGTTCCGGGGCTCAGATCGCTCGATGTCGGGCGAGACATCGGTGGCGATGACAGAGCGTGGGACTGCGCCATCGTCGCGGATTTCGATTCAGCCTCCGATGTGACGGGGTATGCCGGGCATCCACTTCACACGCCGTTGATCGCACTTTCGAGCCCCCATACCCGTGAGATCGCGTCTGTCGACTTCCTGATTGCGGAGCCGAACAAATCGAACGACCGCAAGGGAGGCTCTGAATGA
- a CDS encoding FAD-dependent oxidoreductase, protein MQERFDVVVVGSGAAALTAAATAAHEGKSVVVVEKSALLGGTSAVSGGMLWIAANHLSRAAGIADSVEDAARYVRAVSRGRGRNELFDAAIDHGDDMLRYAARELGVEFLLLDNFPDYRMDLPGSINGGRTVEPELYDAQAALGDLRQFVRSDGRLPFTMQEYEEWGAFTHFPWDELAARDARGLVAKGQALVSMLLASCIADDVTLAVDARAERLLIEGGRVTGIHVDGRTIHADDGVVLACGGFEWDRQLTDGLLQTRLHAVCSPPSNTGDGLRMAQRIGARIGGTREAWWAPMSVIPGDLRDGEQIGTLLRFERQGPGSIMVNQKGRRFANESQNYNDLARSLHSWDPASNAPLNTPAHVVFDHTYLERYGILSHRAGEPTPTWLREGATLTELAAQIDVDASALIDTVSRFNHFAVLGEDPDFGRGLSRYDTYWGDAANLFPNPSLGPLATGPFYAIPVVNGAFGTSGGVSTDASGQVHDVDDDPIPGLFAAGNTTESAYGAGYPGAGATLGPLMTMGYLIGRTLAERPIGYLAEVAEATAQ, encoded by the coding sequence ATGCAGGAACGATTCGACGTAGTCGTGGTGGGGTCGGGTGCGGCGGCTCTGACAGCCGCCGCGACTGCGGCGCACGAGGGCAAGAGCGTAGTTGTGGTCGAGAAATCGGCTCTGCTCGGAGGCACCTCGGCGGTATCGGGCGGAATGCTCTGGATCGCTGCGAACCACCTTTCCCGCGCCGCGGGCATCGCGGACTCAGTAGAGGATGCCGCCCGATATGTTCGAGCGGTGTCGAGAGGTCGCGGTCGGAATGAGTTGTTCGATGCGGCCATCGACCACGGCGATGACATGCTTCGCTACGCTGCACGGGAACTGGGCGTGGAATTCTTGCTGCTCGACAATTTTCCCGACTATCGCATGGATCTCCCGGGATCCATCAACGGTGGGCGCACGGTTGAGCCGGAGCTCTACGACGCTCAGGCCGCTCTTGGAGACCTGCGCCAATTCGTGCGAAGCGACGGGCGCCTGCCGTTCACCATGCAGGAGTACGAGGAGTGGGGAGCATTCACCCATTTCCCGTGGGACGAGCTGGCGGCCAGGGATGCTCGCGGTCTGGTGGCGAAGGGTCAGGCTCTGGTCAGTATGCTGCTGGCCTCGTGCATCGCAGACGACGTCACCCTGGCCGTCGATGCCCGAGCCGAACGACTACTCATCGAGGGCGGGCGCGTCACGGGCATCCATGTCGACGGGCGCACCATTCATGCAGACGACGGTGTCGTGCTGGCCTGCGGCGGCTTCGAGTGGGACAGGCAGCTGACCGATGGATTGCTTCAGACCCGATTGCATGCCGTGTGCTCCCCGCCGTCGAATACCGGCGATGGTCTTCGAATGGCCCAGCGTATCGGGGCACGAATCGGAGGAACCAGAGAGGCGTGGTGGGCGCCCATGTCGGTCATCCCGGGCGATCTGCGCGACGGCGAGCAAATCGGCACCCTTCTCCGATTCGAACGGCAGGGCCCCGGGTCGATCATGGTCAACCAGAAGGGTCGCCGCTTCGCGAACGAATCCCAGAACTATAACGATCTCGCCCGATCGCTTCACTCCTGGGACCCAGCGTCTAACGCGCCGCTGAACACGCCGGCCCACGTCGTCTTCGACCACACCTACCTCGAACGCTATGGGATTCTCAGCCATCGGGCGGGCGAGCCGACGCCGACCTGGTTGCGCGAGGGCGCGACCCTTACCGAGCTCGCTGCTCAGATCGACGTGGATGCGTCTGCTCTCATCGACACCGTCTCTCGCTTCAATCACTTCGCCGTGCTGGGCGAGGACCCGGATTTCGGGAGGGGGCTCAGCCGATACGACACCTACTGGGGTGACGCGGCAAATCTCTTTCCCAACCCGAGCCTCGGTCCGCTCGCCACCGGGCCGTTCTACGCCATTCCCGTCGTCAACGGCGCCTTCGGCACGAGCGGTGGCGTCTCGACAGACGCATCGGGCCAGGTTCACGATGTCGACGACGACCCCATTCCCGGGCTCTTCGCTGCGGGAAACACCACCGAGAGCGCCTACGGAGCGGGGTATCCCGGGGCCGGCGCGACGCTCGGACCCCTCATGACCATGGGGTACCTGATAGGCCGCACGCTCGCGGAGCGCCCGATCGGCTATCTGGCTGAAGTCGCAGAGGCGACAGCGCAGTGA
- a CDS encoding VOC family protein, with the protein MIGSVDEIVVDCRHPEDLARFWAAILGGEPRGRDEAWWYIVPPGWSQLSFQKVPEPKSVKNRLHIDVRVGDIAEATREAERLGARRIGDVHADVAGSFQVLQDPEGNEWCVVKPA; encoded by the coding sequence GTGATCGGGAGCGTCGACGAGATTGTGGTGGATTGTCGGCATCCGGAAGACCTCGCGCGATTCTGGGCGGCGATTCTGGGCGGCGAGCCCCGGGGCCGTGACGAAGCGTGGTGGTACATCGTTCCACCGGGGTGGAGCCAGCTTTCGTTTCAGAAAGTACCCGAACCGAAGTCGGTGAAGAACCGGCTTCACATCGACGTGCGCGTCGGGGACATCGCCGAGGCGACCCGCGAGGCCGAGCGACTCGGAGCCAGACGGATCGGTGACGTCCACGCCGATGTGGCCGGATCATTCCAGGTGCTCCAGGACCCAGAGGGCAACGAGTGGTGTGTGGTGAAACCTGCCTGA